One Gossypium raimondii isolate GPD5lz chromosome 3, ASM2569854v1, whole genome shotgun sequence genomic window carries:
- the LOC105793974 gene encoding uncharacterized protein LOC105793974, which translates to MEVEPFRNKTEKPSMDHPHTTTSDAARVLRKRRKRRNICFGAIALLVFIIILIIILAFTVFKAKRPVTTVDSVSLSDLNFSVDLARFRVLLNATLDVDLSIKNPNKVGFKYRDSNAQLNYRGQQIGEAPIPAGKISADQTVPMNLTLTVMADRLIYNSRFFSDVTTGGVLPLYAVTRISGKVNVMNLFKIQVESSTTCDFTVFLSNSSVGDQNCKYKTKF; encoded by the coding sequence ATGGAGGTAGAGCCGTTTAGGAACAAGACTGAGAAACCATCAATGGATCACCCGCACACTACAACTTCAGACGCCGCCAGAGTCCTCAGGAAGAGGCGGAAACGCAGAAACATCTGTTTCGGAGCCATTGCCTTGTTGGTTTTCATCATCATCTTGATCATCATCTTAGCCTTCACCGTCTTCAAAGCCAAGCGCCCCGTCACCACCGTCGACTCCGTTTCCTTATCCGACCTAAATTTCTCCGTCGATTTGGCCAGGTTCAGAGTTCTGCTCAACGCCACCCTCGACGTCGATCTCTCCATCAAGAACCCTAACAAGGTGGGATTCAAGTACAGAGACTCCAACGCCCAATTGAATTACAGAGGGCAGCAAATCGGGGAGGCTCCCATCCCGGCAGGTAAGATCTCCGCAGATCAAACGGTCCCCATGAACTTAACTCTAACAGTAATGGCGGATCGTTTGATCTACAATTCGAGATTCTTTTCGGATGTCACAACGGGCGGCGTATTGCCGCTTTACGCCGTGACTAGGATTTCAGGCAAGGTTAATGTCATGAACCTGTTCAAGATTCAGGTAGAATCATCAACTACATGCGATTTTACtgtctttttatcaaattcaagCGTGGGGGACCAAAATTGCAAGTACAagacaaaattttaa